In Populus nigra chromosome 1, ddPopNigr1.1, whole genome shotgun sequence, one genomic interval encodes:
- the LOC133680255 gene encoding uncharacterized protein LOC133680255 isoform X2: MMRYQRVSPDCVPLSNGKKPNGVENGRSIPNGFSSTSTNFETKGFRFRSPSRNQDHHNNSTTSPPHSDNSHNHTQRHGTSPSPSPSRVGNGDVLLQWGQKKRARVSRSEIRAFPDESSSSGQARQPINKIPRRVDNKLSPSSMPPPPPPPSSQQQSASTNTRGGNLKKENSGILSHRNLEKRSGAGNGSPSRNSGGSGKVVSRSTAGKRSPPTPENIDRKMPSSRSAAKDEKPNGSIVVADHQTRQVDSTRAQSEKEAGATNSNPASVPVVASVGEKVNNNEVIEWPRIYIALSRKEKEDDFFAMKGTKLPQRPKKRAKNIDKALQYCFPGMWLSDLTKSRYEVREKKCVKKQKRRGLKGMESMDSDSE; this comes from the exons ATGATGAG GTATCAGAGAGTAAGCCCAGATTGTGTTCCTTTAAGCAATGGCAAAAAACCCAATGGAGTTGAGAATGGAAGGTCAATCCCAAATGGATTCAGTTCCACAAGTACTAATTTTGAAACGAAAGGTTTCAGATTTAGATCCCCATCGAGAAACCAAGACCACCACAATAACAGTACAACCAGTCCTCCACATTCAGATAACAGCCACAATCACACACAAAGACATGGCACCAGTCCAAGTCCTAGCCCAAGCCGTGTTGGCAACGGTGACGTGCTGTTGCAATGGGGACAAAAGAAGAGAGCTAGAGTTTCAAGGTCTGAGATCAGGGCCTTTCCTGATGAATCGTCATCTTCTGGTCAAGCTAGACAACCCATCAACAAGATTCCTAGGAGAGTTGATAATAAGCTCTCTCCATCGTCCATGCCACCACCGCCTCCACCACCATCATCCCAACAACAATCTGCCAGTACTAATACCAGAGGTGGAaacttaaagaaagaaaattctgGGATTCTTTCTcacag GAATTTAGAAAAGCGATCGGGTGCTGGTAATGGGTCCCCATCAAGAAATAGTGGTGGCAGTGGCAAGGTTGTTTCTAGATCTACTGCAGGAAAGAGATCTCCTCCAACACCAGAAAATATTGATAGAAAGATGCCTAGCTCTAGGTCAGCAGCAAAAGATGAGAAACCAAATGGATCCATAGTAGTAGCCGATCATCAAACGAGGCAAGTTGATTCCACTCGGGCTCAATCAGAAAAGGAAGCCGGGGCTACAAATAGTAACCCTGCCTCAGTACCAGTAGTAGCTAGCGTAGGAGAAAAGGTGAATAACAATGAAGTCATTGAGTGGCCAAGAATTTATATTGCTCTGTCAAGGAAGGAAAAGGAAGATGATTTCTTTGCAATGAAAGGCACGAAACTGCCCCAAAGACCCAAAAAAAGGGCCAAGAACATTGATAAAGCACTTCAG TATTGTTTTCCAGGGATGTGGCTCTCTGACTTGACAAAGAGTAGGTACGAGGTTAGAGAGAAGAAATGTGTGAAGAAG CAAAAACGAAGAGGTTTGAAGGGGATGGAGAGCATGGACAGTGATTCCGAGTAG
- the LOC133680255 gene encoding uncharacterized protein LOC133680255 isoform X1 — MISGLQSSLYQRVSPDCVPLSNGKKPNGVENGRSIPNGFSSTSTNFETKGFRFRSPSRNQDHHNNSTTSPPHSDNSHNHTQRHGTSPSPSPSRVGNGDVLLQWGQKKRARVSRSEIRAFPDESSSSGQARQPINKIPRRVDNKLSPSSMPPPPPPPSSQQQSASTNTRGGNLKKENSGILSHRNLEKRSGAGNGSPSRNSGGSGKVVSRSTAGKRSPPTPENIDRKMPSSRSAAKDEKPNGSIVVADHQTRQVDSTRAQSEKEAGATNSNPASVPVVASVGEKVNNNEVIEWPRIYIALSRKEKEDDFFAMKGTKLPQRPKKRAKNIDKALQYCFPGMWLSDLTKSRYEVREKKCVKKQKRRGLKGMESMDSDSE; from the exons ATGATCTCTGGACTTCAAAGTTCACT GTATCAGAGAGTAAGCCCAGATTGTGTTCCTTTAAGCAATGGCAAAAAACCCAATGGAGTTGAGAATGGAAGGTCAATCCCAAATGGATTCAGTTCCACAAGTACTAATTTTGAAACGAAAGGTTTCAGATTTAGATCCCCATCGAGAAACCAAGACCACCACAATAACAGTACAACCAGTCCTCCACATTCAGATAACAGCCACAATCACACACAAAGACATGGCACCAGTCCAAGTCCTAGCCCAAGCCGTGTTGGCAACGGTGACGTGCTGTTGCAATGGGGACAAAAGAAGAGAGCTAGAGTTTCAAGGTCTGAGATCAGGGCCTTTCCTGATGAATCGTCATCTTCTGGTCAAGCTAGACAACCCATCAACAAGATTCCTAGGAGAGTTGATAATAAGCTCTCTCCATCGTCCATGCCACCACCGCCTCCACCACCATCATCCCAACAACAATCTGCCAGTACTAATACCAGAGGTGGAaacttaaagaaagaaaattctgGGATTCTTTCTcacag GAATTTAGAAAAGCGATCGGGTGCTGGTAATGGGTCCCCATCAAGAAATAGTGGTGGCAGTGGCAAGGTTGTTTCTAGATCTACTGCAGGAAAGAGATCTCCTCCAACACCAGAAAATATTGATAGAAAGATGCCTAGCTCTAGGTCAGCAGCAAAAGATGAGAAACCAAATGGATCCATAGTAGTAGCCGATCATCAAACGAGGCAAGTTGATTCCACTCGGGCTCAATCAGAAAAGGAAGCCGGGGCTACAAATAGTAACCCTGCCTCAGTACCAGTAGTAGCTAGCGTAGGAGAAAAGGTGAATAACAATGAAGTCATTGAGTGGCCAAGAATTTATATTGCTCTGTCAAGGAAGGAAAAGGAAGATGATTTCTTTGCAATGAAAGGCACGAAACTGCCCCAAAGACCCAAAAAAAGGGCCAAGAACATTGATAAAGCACTTCAG TATTGTTTTCCAGGGATGTGGCTCTCTGACTTGACAAAGAGTAGGTACGAGGTTAGAGAGAAGAAATGTGTGAAGAAG CAAAAACGAAGAGGTTTGAAGGGGATGGAGAGCATGGACAGTGATTCCGAGTAG
- the LOC133680836 gene encoding actin-related protein 2/3 complex subunit 2A-like isoform X1, which translates to MILLQSQSRFLLQTLLNRVQNLEKAVELDYHWVEFNDVRYHILVSTKNPNVLLLSVSLPTPPPEAVFMGGLPGGAIEAIKAAYGVVVHILDPPRDGFNLTLKLNLAKLPPDEEHRYALLVKIASVREVVLGAPLRVVLKHLASRTVVPDVDRVLALVHRPKESFFLVSQPDKVTVVFPMRFKDSIDTAFATSFLQEFVEARRAAGLNNAPPCLWSPTPPLELNEAPAEALSANAGFVSFVIFPRHVEGKKLDRTVWNLSTFHAYVSYHVKCSEGFMHTRMRRRVESLIQALDRAKPGGEEKKKSPNSRSFKRLSLSEARANSIS; encoded by the exons ATGATTTTGTTGCAGTCCCAATCCAGATTTCTCCTTCAAACATTATTAAATCGTGTACAAAA TCTTGAAAAAGCAGTTGAACTGGATTACCACTGGGTGGAGTTTAATGATGTTCGTTACCATATTCTG GTGTCAACGAAGAATCCAAATGTTTTGCTGTTATCCGTTTCATTACCAACTCCACCTCCAGAAGCTGTTTTCATGGGTGGACTCCCGGGTGGAGCCATTGAAGCTATAAAGGCTGCTTATGGTGTGGTTGTACATATTCTTGATCCTCCCAGAGATGGCTTTAACCTCACTTTGAAACTCAATTTGGCGAAACTTCCACCTGATGAAG AGCACAGGTATGCTCTCTTGGTAAAGATTGCATCTGTTAGGGAAGTGGTTCTAGGTGCTCCATTAAGAGTAGTTTTAAAACATCTTGCATCAAGGACTGTTGTTCCTGATGTAGATCGGGTGCTGGCTCTCGTGCATCGGCCAAAGGAGTCTTTCTTCCTTGTTTCTCAG CCAGACAAGGTTACCGTGGTGTTTCCTATGAGATTCAAGGACTCCATAGATACTGCTTTTGCCACATCCTTCCTTCAG GAATTTGTCGAAGCCAGGCGTGCAGCTGGACTTAATAATGCTCCTCCTTGCTTGTGGTCTCCTACTCCCCCTCTTGAATTGAATGAAGCTCCTGCAGAAGCATTGTCTGCAAATGCAGGATTTGTTTCTTTTG TCATTTTTCCTCGTCATGTGGAAGGCAAAAAGCTGGACAGAACGGTGTGGAATTTATCAACATTTCATGCATATGTTAGTTATCATGTTAAG TGCTCGGAGGGTTTTATGCATACTCGCATGCGAAGACGTGTAGAGTCTCTTATTCAG GCTTTGGATCGTGCAAAACCAGGTggagaggagaaaaagaaatcacCGAATAGCAGATCTTTTAAACGGCTG AGCCTCAGTGAAGCTCGAGCTAATTCAATTTCGTAA
- the LOC133680836 gene encoding actin-related protein 2/3 complex subunit 2A-like isoform X2: protein MILLQSQSRFLLQTLLNRVQNLEKAVELDYHWVEFNDVSTKNPNVLLLSVSLPTPPPEAVFMGGLPGGAIEAIKAAYGVVVHILDPPRDGFNLTLKLNLAKLPPDEEHRYALLVKIASVREVVLGAPLRVVLKHLASRTVVPDVDRVLALVHRPKESFFLVSQPDKVTVVFPMRFKDSIDTAFATSFLQEFVEARRAAGLNNAPPCLWSPTPPLELNEAPAEALSANAGFVSFVIFPRHVEGKKLDRTVWNLSTFHAYVSYHVKCSEGFMHTRMRRRVESLIQALDRAKPGGEEKKKSPNSRSFKRLSLSEARANSIS from the exons ATGATTTTGTTGCAGTCCCAATCCAGATTTCTCCTTCAAACATTATTAAATCGTGTACAAAA TCTTGAAAAAGCAGTTGAACTGGATTACCACTGGGTGGAGTTTAATGAT GTGTCAACGAAGAATCCAAATGTTTTGCTGTTATCCGTTTCATTACCAACTCCACCTCCAGAAGCTGTTTTCATGGGTGGACTCCCGGGTGGAGCCATTGAAGCTATAAAGGCTGCTTATGGTGTGGTTGTACATATTCTTGATCCTCCCAGAGATGGCTTTAACCTCACTTTGAAACTCAATTTGGCGAAACTTCCACCTGATGAAG AGCACAGGTATGCTCTCTTGGTAAAGATTGCATCTGTTAGGGAAGTGGTTCTAGGTGCTCCATTAAGAGTAGTTTTAAAACATCTTGCATCAAGGACTGTTGTTCCTGATGTAGATCGGGTGCTGGCTCTCGTGCATCGGCCAAAGGAGTCTTTCTTCCTTGTTTCTCAG CCAGACAAGGTTACCGTGGTGTTTCCTATGAGATTCAAGGACTCCATAGATACTGCTTTTGCCACATCCTTCCTTCAG GAATTTGTCGAAGCCAGGCGTGCAGCTGGACTTAATAATGCTCCTCCTTGCTTGTGGTCTCCTACTCCCCCTCTTGAATTGAATGAAGCTCCTGCAGAAGCATTGTCTGCAAATGCAGGATTTGTTTCTTTTG TCATTTTTCCTCGTCATGTGGAAGGCAAAAAGCTGGACAGAACGGTGTGGAATTTATCAACATTTCATGCATATGTTAGTTATCATGTTAAG TGCTCGGAGGGTTTTATGCATACTCGCATGCGAAGACGTGTAGAGTCTCTTATTCAG GCTTTGGATCGTGCAAAACCAGGTggagaggagaaaaagaaatcacCGAATAGCAGATCTTTTAAACGGCTG AGCCTCAGTGAAGCTCGAGCTAATTCAATTTCGTAA